Proteins from one Triticum aestivum cultivar Chinese Spring chromosome 7A, IWGSC CS RefSeq v2.1, whole genome shotgun sequence genomic window:
- the LOC123148675 gene encoding probable inactive purple acid phosphatase 28 isoform X2 codes for MSWSGLLSLLVPCLLSFVLLRFSALLDPGAAVPRVKRSPPLPLRFRHDGAFKILQVADMHFGNGAATRCRDVAPEVGGARCSDRNTTRFLRRLIEAERPDLIAFTGDNIFGGSATDAAESLLRAISPAIEYKVPWAAILGNHDQESTMTREELMMFLSLMDYSVSQVNPPGFLVHGFGNYHVGIHGPFGSGLVNTSLLNLYFLDSGDREVVDGIKTYGWIKESQLAWLSATSKKLQQNLPAPALAFFHIPNPEVRGLWYTDFKGEYQEAVACSLVNSGVLDTLVSMGDVKGVFLGHDHLNDFCGNLNGIWFCYGGGFGYHAYGRPHWPRRARVIYTQLKKGQRSWTEVESIQTWKLLDDENLSKIDEQVLWRDSDDDSYQSVHL; via the exons ATGAGCTGGTCCGGTCTCCTCTCGCTCCTCGTCCCCTGCCTCCTCTCCTTCGTCCTCCTCCGCTTCTCCGCCCTGCTGGACCCCGGCGCCGCCGTGCCCCGCGTCAAGAGGTCCCCTCCCCTGCCCCTTCGCTTCCGCCATGACGGCGCCTTCAAGATCCTCCAG GTGGCGGACATGCACTTCGGCAACGGCGCCGCCACGCGCTGCCGGGACGTGGCGCCGGAGGTCGGCGGCGCGCGCTGCTCCGACCGCAACACCACGCGCTTCCTGCGCCGGCTCATCGAAGCGGAGAGGCCCGACCTCATAGCCTTCACCG GGGATAACATATTTGGGGGCAGTGCAACTGATGCAGCGGAATCACTACTCAGAGCAATTAGCCCTGCTATTGAGTACAAGGTACCATGGGCTGCCATATTAGGAAATCACGACCAGGAATCCACAATGACGCGAGAGGAACTGATGATGTTCTTGTCTTTGATGGATTACTCAGTATCTCAAGTAAACCCTCCTGGTTTTCTGGTAC ATGGGTTTGGCAATTATCATGTTGGCATACATGGGCCATTTGGATCGGGGTTGGTCAATACTAGTCTGCTTAACCTTTACTTCCTCGATAGTGGGGATCGTGAAGTAGTAGATGGAATTAAAACTTATGGATGGATAAAAGAATCTCAGCTTGCTTGGCTCAGTGCTACTTCAAAAAAACTCCAG CAAAATTTGCCTGCCCCTGCATTAGCATTCTTCCACATCCCAAATCCAGAAGTCCGAGGGCTGTGGTACACAGATTTTAAGGGTGAGTATCAGGAAGCAGTGGCTTGCTCATTAGTTAACTCTGGTGTCCTTGACACCCTCGTCTCCATGGGAGATGTGAAAGGTGTCTTTCTTGGTCATGATCATCTTAATGATTTCTGTGGCAACCTTAACGGCATATGGTTCTGTTATGGCGGTGGCTTTGGTTACCATGCCTATGGAAGGCCTCATTGGCCGAGGAGAGCTCGGGTAATTTATACTCAGCTCAAGAAAGGGCAGAGATCATGGACGGAAGTCGAGTCGATACAGACTTGGAAGTTGCTTGATGATGAAAACCTTTCCAAGATCGACGAGCAGGTTCTCTGGAGAGACAGTGACGATGACTCTTACCAGAGTGTACACTTGTAA
- the LOC123148675 gene encoding probable inactive purple acid phosphatase 28 isoform X1 yields the protein MSWSGLLSLLVPCLLSFVLLRFSALLDPGAAVPRVKRSPPLPLRFRHDGAFKILQVADMHFGNGAATRCRDVAPEVGGARCSDRNTTRFLRRLIEAERPDLIAFTGDNIFGGSATDAAESLLRAISPAIEYKVPWAAILGNHDQESTMTREELMMFLSLMDYSVSQVNPPGFLVHGFGNYHVGIHGPFGSGLVNTSLLNLYFLDSGDREVVDGIKTYGWIKESQLAWLSTTSKKLQQNLPAPALAFFHIPNPEVRGLWYTDFKGEYQEAVACSLVNSGVLDTLVSMGDVKGVFLGHDHLNDFCGNLNGIWFCYGGGFGYHAYGRPHWPRRARVIYTQLKKGQRSWTEVESIQTWKLLDDENLSKIDEQVLWRDSDDDSYQSVHL from the exons ATGAGCTGGTCCGGTCTCCTCTCGCTCCTCGTCCCCTGCCTCCTCTCCTTCGTCCTCCTCCGCTTCTCCGCCCTGCTGGACCCCGGCGCCGCCGTGCCCCGCGTCAAGAGGTCCCCTCCCCTGCCCCTTCGCTTCCGCCATGACGGCGCCTTCAAGATCCTCCAG GTGGCGGACATGCACTTCGGCAACGGCGCCGCCACGCGCTGCCGGGACGTGGCGCCGGAGGTCGGCGGCGCGCGCTGCTCCGACCGCAACACCACGCGCTTCCTGCGCCGGCTCATCGAAGCGGAGAGGCCCGACCTCATAGCCTTCACCG GGGATAACATATTTGGGGGCAGTGCAACTGATGCAGCGGAATCACTACTCAGAGCAATTAGCCCTGCTATTGAGTACAAGGTACCATGGGCTGCCATATTAGGAAATCACGACCAGGAATCCACAATGACGCGAGAGGAACTGATGATGTTCTTGTCTTTGATGGATTACTCAGTATCTCAAGTAAACCCTCCTGGTTTTCTGGTACATGGGTTTGGCAATTATCATGTTGGCATACATGGGCCATTTGGATCGGGGTTGGTCAATACTAGTCTGCTTAACCTTTACTTCCTCGATAGTGGGGATCGTGAAGTAGTAGATGGAATTAAAACTTATGGATGGATAAAAGAATCTCAGCTTGCTTGGCTCAGTACTACTTCAAAAAAACTCCAG CAAAATTTGCCTGCCCCTGCATTAGCATTCTTCCACATCCCAAATCCAGAAGTCCGAGGGCTGTGGTACACAGATTTTAAGGGTGAGTATCAGGAAGCAGTGGCTTGCTCATTAGTTAACTCTGGTGTCCTTGACACCCTCGTCTCCATGGGAGATGTGAAAGGTGTCTTTCTTGGTCATGATCATCTTAATGATTTCTGTGGCAACCTTAACGGCATATGGTTCTGTTATGGCGGTGGCTTTGGTTACCATGCCTATGGAAGGCCTCATTGGCCGAGGAGAGCTCGGGTAATTTATACTCAGCTCAAGAAAGGGCAGAGATCATGGACGGAAGTCGAGTCGATACAGACTTGGAAGTTGCTTGATGATGAAAACCTTTCCAAGATCGACGAGCAGGTTCTCTGGAGAGACAGTGACGATGACTCTTACCAGAGTGTACACTTGTAA